In one Parus major isolate Abel chromosome 13, Parus_major1.1, whole genome shotgun sequence genomic region, the following are encoded:
- the LOC107210813 gene encoding C-terminal-binding protein 2 produces the protein MPLAWARWRVSGSAGAARAARDGSWVPPRRRGRRRPARPMDRHKVKRQRLDRICEGIRPPIVNGPMPARPLVALLDGRDCTVEMPILKDVATVAFCDAQSTQEIHEKVLNEAVGALMYHTITLSRQDLEKFKALRVIVRIGSGYDNVDIKSAAELGIAVCNIPSSSVEETADSTLCHILNLYRRVTWLHQALREGNRASSVEQIREVAGGAVRIRGETLGIIGLGRVGQAVALRAKSFGFNVIFYDPYLPDGVERSLGLQRVGTLQDLLMHSDCITLHCSLNEHNHHLINDFTIKQMRQGCFLVNTARGGLVDEKALAQALKEGRIRGTALDVHESEPFSFTQGPLKDAPNVICTPHTAWYSEQASIESREDAAKEIRRAITGHIPDALRNCVNKEYLLLAAQWSNIDPATVHPELNGAAAYRFPPGVVGVANPGLPEPPVVEGIVAHGIPPVSHSAPRTPSPGETSKLDADREIPADQ, from the exons ATGCCGCTCGCGTGGGCCCGGTGGCGTGTTTCCGGTTCCGCCGGAGCGGCGCGGGCGGCGAGAGACGGGTCGTGGGTCCCTCCGCGGCGCCGAGGGCGGCGCAGACCCGCCCGGCCCATGGACCGGCACAAAGTGAAGCGGCAGCGTCTGGACCGGATCTGCGAAG GCATACGGCCTCCTATTGTGAATGGCCCAATGCCAGCACGGCCACTGGTTGCACTCCTGGATGGACGAGATTGTACTGTGGAGATGCCCATCTTGAAGGATGTTGCTACAGTGGCGTTTTGTGATGCTCAGTCAACTCAGGAAATCCATGAAAAG GTGCTGAATGAGGCTGTAGGAGCTCTGATGTATCACACCATTACCCTTTCTCGTCAGGATCTGGAGAAGTTCAAAGCCCTCAGGGTCATTGTGCGTATCGGCAGTGGCTATGACAATGTCGACATCAAATCCGCTGCAGAATTAG GCATTGCAGTTTGCAACATCCCTTCCTCCTCAGTAGAGGAGACTGCTGACTCTACCCTCTGCCACATCTTGAACCTCTATCGCCGTGTTACTTGGCTACATCAGGCTCTGCGGGAAGGGAATCGAGCCTCAAGTGTAGAACAGATTCGAGAGGTGGCTGGAGGTGCTGTGCGTATCCGTGGGGAGACTTTGGGCATCATTGGACTGG GCCGAGTTGGACAGGCAGTGGCTCTGCGAGCCAAGTCCTTTGGCTTCAACGTGATTTTCTATGATCCCTATCTGCCGGATGGAGTGGAGCGATCCTTGGGTTTACAACGAGTAGGAACCCTGCAGGATCTACTAATGCACAGCGATTGCATCACATTGCACTGCAGCCTGAATGAACATAACCATCACCTCATCAATGACTTCACTATTAAACAG atgCGTCAGGGCTGCTTCTTAGTGAACACAGCCCGGGGAGGGCTGGTAGATGAGAAAGCCTTAGCACAAGCCTTGAAAGAGGGGAGAATCAGAGGAACAGCATTGGATGTGCATGAGTCTGAGCCTTTCAG TTTCACTCAGGGGCCATTAAAAGATGCACCCAATGTTATCTGCACCCCTCACACAGCCTGGTACAGTGAACAGGCTTCCATTGAATCCAGAGAAGATGCAGCTAAAGAGATCCGCAGAGCTATTACAG GTCACATACCTGATGCTTTGAGAAACTGTGTTAATAAGGAGTACTTGCTGTTAGCAGCTCAGTGGTCTAATATTGATCCTGCAACTGTCCACCCAGAACTCAACGGAGCTGCAGCTTACAG gTTTCCTCCAGGAGTAGTGGGAGTAGCCAACCCTGGGCTACCAGAACCACCAGTAGTGGAAGGGATTGTAGCTCATGGGATCCCTCCTGTTTCTCACTCTGCACCACGTACCCCTTCCCCAGGAGAGACAAGCAAACTGGATGCAGACAGAGAGATTCCTGCTGACCAATAG
- the GFRA3 gene encoding GDNF family receptor alpha-3, which produces MGLALLLALLLSRAGDLMTLPSSDCVMAEQLCLSDSTCNATYRTLENCALAKTRLLSLDHDSRVRCLKAELDLGNSSLLHCKCHRRMKRQEHCLRIFWTVHSSMTDGYFNLETSPYENPANEERWKTDYNKLAALVSGSQLAGDATNPCLRATHVCNLSKKCFRLRTDYASICTKGAGSEDVCDRRKCHRGLRNFFEKVPEDFTKRILFCPCQDEFCGERRRKTIVPDCSFQYNTKPNCLWLLDSCLEDHICKSRLADFQQNCQPVDVSPDGCSVHNHAACLQAYMGMIGTPMTPNYVSNSSVAVSLWCTCENSGNQKEKCDQLLSMFESNKCLESTIWSQMHLKQTALERQEDLLYSSSLSFQGDSASTSLSSAMSQVAEGKTQQDSPEQGSMPMASSVYSGTATSWPSLALLLSLLLSPH; this is translated from the exons ATGGGGCTGGCGCTGCTCCTGGCGCTGCTTCTCTCCCGAGCCG GAGACCTCATGACTCTGCCCAGCAGTGACTGTGTcatggcagagcagctgtgcctctCGGACTCCACCTGCAATGCTACATACAGGACTCTGGAAAACTGTGCCCTGGCCAAGACTCGCCTCCTTTCCCTGGATCATGACAGCAGGGTCAGATGTCTGAAGGCAGAGCTTGACCTTGGGAACAGCTCCTTGCTGCACTGCAAGTGTCACCGGCGCATGAAGAGACAGGAGCACTGCTTACGCATTTTCTGGACTGTTCACTCCAGCATGACAGATG GTTATTTCAATTTGGAGACCTCTCCCTATGAGAATCCAGCAAATGAGGAACGCTGGAAGACAGATTATAATAAACTGGCAGCTCTGGTGTCAG GTTCACAGTTAGCAGGAGATGCAACAAATCCATGTCTGAGAGCAACACATGTCTGTAATCTGAGCAAGAAGTGTTTTCGACTGCGCACAGACTATGCCTCCATCTGCACCAAGGGAGCAGGAAGTGAGGATGTGTGTGACCGGCGCAAGTGCCACAGAGGGCTAAGGAATTTCTTTGAGAAAGTTCCTGAGGATTTCACCAAAAGGATTCTGTTCTGTCCATGTCAAGATGAATTCTGTGGAGAAAGACGTCGTAAAACTATTGTTCCTGATTGTTCCTTCCAGTATAACACTAAACCAAATTGCCTCTGGCTTCTGGACTCCTGCTTAGAAGACCATATCTGCAA ATCCCGACTAGCTGACTTCCAACAAAATTGTCAACCTGTAGACGTGTCTCCGGatggctgctctgtgcacaACCATGCTGCATGCCTGCAGGCTTACATGGGCATGATTG GCACACCCATGACACCCAACTATGTCAGTAACTCCAGTGTGGCGGTCTCTTTGTGGTGTACGTGTGAGAACAGCGGCAACCAGAAGGAGAAGTGTGACCAGCTACTCAGCATGTTTGAGAGCAACAAATGCCTTG AAAGTACCATTTGGTCTCAAATGCACCTGAAGCAGACAGCTCTAGAAAGACAGGAAGACTTACTTTATTCATCTTCCCTAAGCTTCCAAGGAGACAGTGCCAGCACATCTCTCTCTTCAGCAATGTCCCAG gTGGCTGAAGGGAAGACACAGCAAGACAGCCCCGAACAGGGCAGTATGCCTATGGCCTCCTCTGTCTATTCTGGAACTGCTACTTCCTGGCCttctctggctctgctcctgtccctgttgcTGAGCCCACATTAA